One genomic segment of Candidatus Eisenbacteria bacterium includes these proteins:
- a CDS encoding ribosome maturation factor RimP, producing the protein MDVREEVRRLARPLAEDDDFELVDVEFHVQGRERIVRVLLDRPGGIVISDCARFSRRLSDCLDMNQTVPGGYQLEVSSPGIDRPLRSIEAVSRFVGQRAALTTRDAHDGRRNFVGELLVPSDDGRAGLRTEDGIEHWFEWADVKDARLVVDPWALLRRDGGKR; encoded by the coding sequence GTGGATGTACGGGAAGAGGTTCGGCGGCTCGCGCGGCCGCTCGCCGAGGACGACGATTTTGAGTTGGTGGACGTCGAGTTCCACGTCCAGGGACGAGAGCGGATCGTGCGGGTGTTGCTCGATCGGCCGGGCGGAATCGTGATCTCGGATTGCGCGCGTTTCAGTCGCCGGTTGTCGGATTGTCTCGATATGAATCAGACCGTTCCGGGGGGCTATCAGCTCGAAGTCAGCTCGCCCGGCATCGATCGGCCACTGCGCTCGATCGAGGCGGTTTCGCGGTTCGTGGGCCAGCGCGCGGCGCTGACCACGCGTGACGCGCACGACGGGCGCCGGAATTTCGTCGGGGAGCTGCTGGTCCCCTCGGACGACGGCCGCGCCGGGTTGCGAACGGAAGATGGCATCGAACATTGGTTCGAGTGGGCGGACGTCAAGGACGCCCGACTCGTGGTGGATCCCTGGGCGCTGCTGCGTCGGGACGGAGGCAAGCGATGA
- the nusA gene encoding transcription termination/antitermination protein NusA — translation MSFEILDALSQITREKSVDRALLVETLEAGLASAVRRKHGATADVDVKFSNETGQITITLKRHVVEAVEDPAFQVTVAEARAYPQYKSAQVGEVLSFPLSIAEFGRNAIQTAKQVLIQRVREAEREKVFKEYSDKIGSLVRGVVQQVDRGNVIVKLDHSEGFLPAREQIPRSYHRQGDYVRAVVLNVDKSLKGPQVILSRTHPDFLRRLFETEVPEIADSIVEIKAVAREAGFRSKISVYSNDPRVDAVGSCVGLKGSRVQSIVRELGGERIDIVPWSQDATVFVSRALSPARVLDVKSHEDEHRMSVVVADDQLSLAIGKGGQNARLAARLTGWKIDLVSKSEEKKRHDLERASRIEVEKLELGEATTEKLISAGIETVQELVALPLEKLVEIPGIGEKTAERVVTVAQEYLAAHPPEAPAAVEAFTPEMEAPDPSVSAAASEEASGDAEALAGEVIAPAPPAASETQGA, via the coding sequence ATGAGTTTCGAGATCCTCGATGCGTTGAGCCAGATCACGCGGGAGAAGTCCGTCGACCGCGCGCTGCTGGTGGAAACGCTCGAGGCCGGGCTCGCCAGCGCCGTCCGCCGCAAGCATGGCGCGACCGCCGACGTCGACGTGAAGTTTTCGAATGAGACCGGACAGATCACGATCACGCTCAAGCGTCACGTGGTCGAGGCAGTCGAGGATCCGGCATTCCAGGTCACGGTCGCCGAAGCGCGCGCCTATCCGCAATACAAGAGCGCGCAGGTCGGCGAGGTGCTGTCGTTCCCGCTCTCGATCGCGGAGTTCGGGCGCAACGCGATCCAGACCGCGAAGCAGGTGCTGATCCAGCGCGTACGCGAGGCGGAGCGCGAGAAGGTCTTCAAGGAGTATTCCGACAAGATCGGCTCGCTGGTGCGCGGCGTGGTTCAGCAGGTGGATCGCGGCAACGTGATCGTGAAGCTCGACCACTCCGAGGGTTTCCTGCCGGCGCGCGAGCAGATCCCGCGGTCGTATCACCGCCAGGGCGACTACGTGCGCGCGGTGGTGCTGAACGTCGACAAGTCGCTCAAGGGGCCGCAGGTCATCCTGTCGCGCACCCATCCAGACTTCCTGCGGCGCCTGTTCGAGACCGAGGTGCCGGAGATCGCCGACAGCATCGTCGAAATCAAGGCGGTCGCGCGCGAGGCGGGCTTCCGTTCCAAGATCTCGGTGTATTCGAACGATCCGCGCGTCGACGCCGTGGGCTCGTGCGTGGGGCTCAAGGGTTCGCGCGTGCAGAGCATCGTGCGCGAGCTGGGCGGCGAGCGCATCGACATCGTGCCGTGGTCTCAGGACGCCACGGTGTTCGTGTCGCGTGCGCTGTCTCCGGCGCGGGTTCTGGACGTGAAGTCGCACGAAGACGAACATCGCATGTCGGTGGTGGTCGCCGACGACCAGCTGTCGCTCGCGATCGGCAAGGGCGGCCAGAACGCGCGGCTGGCCGCGCGCCTGACCGGCTGGAAGATCGATCTGGTCTCCAAGAGCGAAGAGAAGAAGCGGCACGATCTCGAACGCGCGAGCCGCATCGAGGTCGAGAAGCTCGAACTCGGGGAAGCGACGACCGAGAAGCTCATCTCGGCTGGGATCGAGACCGTGCAGGAGCTGGTCGCGCTGCCGCTCGAGAAGCTGGTCGAGATTCCGGGCATCGGAGAAAAGACCGCGGAGCGCGTGGTGACGGTCGCCCAGGAGTATCTGGCGGCGCATCCGCCCGAGGCGCCGGCTGCCGTCGAGGCCTTTACACCCGAGATGGAAGCGCCC